One genomic segment of Intestinimonas butyriciproducens includes these proteins:
- a CDS encoding DUF1275 family protein, translated as MLIRLGAAALYACAIALSILVPEYLGRDLQRFSIACTAAVSMLLGVLPAEMDPVLGLYPIFFVMALQWCAFKGCGKYVSSTIFSTNNYRQTTQGVTRYCITKRREELEQAKFFGLTLCSFHLGVTLSYPAHLRLGVRSAWLCLPLLAAAGALARRRHGAERAAA; from the coding sequence GTGCTGATCCGCCTCGGCGCGGCTGCCCTCTACGCCTGCGCCATCGCCCTGTCGATCCTGGTGCCGGAGTACCTGGGCCGGGACCTGCAGCGCTTCAGCATTGCCTGCACTGCGGCTGTATCTATGCTGCTGGGTGTCCTGCCCGCGGAGATGGATCCTGTGCTGGGCCTCTACCCCATTTTCTTTGTCATGGCGCTGCAGTGGTGTGCCTTCAAGGGGTGCGGGAAATATGTCAGCTCCACCATCTTCTCCACCAACAATTACAGGCAGACCACCCAAGGGGTGACAAGGTATTGCATCACCAAGCGGCGGGAGGAACTGGAGCAGGCCAAATTTTTCGGGTTGACGCTGTGCTCGTTCCACCTGGGGGTGACGCTGTCCTATCCGGCGCACCTGAGACTGGGGGTCCGGAGCGCATGGCTCTGCCTGCCGCTGCTGGCGGCGGCGGGCGCGCTGGCCCGCCGGCGGCACGGGGCTGAACGGGCCGCGGCATGA
- a CDS encoding M3 family oligoendopeptidase, with the protein MEANEGRWDLSALYNGFDDPAFEADIARLDGMMEAYRQQVRSLDGLDAAALADLLGREEAMWVVGADLQKFTDMRREADAGDSQAVSAMGRLKKLFGSVAGEAALVRRWMGGLVLTEADYAAHPILADYRFFIGEEAEKGRHMLDTSAEELLGRMQGCAGGAWTDLRGYLTSFAHAPMNGKEYTLTQLRGFIHSPDKALRKAAFEAELACSKSIEGGMAFALNGVKEHMNLMAELRGYGDVMTMTMAQCRMQPETLKALWGAVEDALPKFHAYLCRKARVLGYEKGLPWYELCAGLGESGQRFDTEGARAYLVELLGAFAPDLGEMVDRAFREHWIDFYPRPGKSGGAFCRNLSNQKQSRVLTNFEGNLDGVVTIAHELGHAYHGHLIQDHRPLNRTYTMPVAETASNFNETLVMNAAIARARGQEKLALLEQRLQDYTQVICDIYSRFLFEREVFEERKGGFLFPERLCRIMAETQKTAYGPGLDPACLHPYMWVNKVHYYYTTLSFYNFPYAFGALLATGLYARYQKEGAPFVEKYRAFLRSTTVSTVEEAAAVAGIDVTQKAFWAESLAMVAGQIDEFLLMTEDA; encoded by the coding sequence ATGGAAGCAAACGAGGGGCGCTGGGATCTGAGCGCCCTGTACAACGGATTTGACGACCCGGCCTTTGAGGCGGACATCGCCCGCCTGGACGGGATGATGGAGGCATACCGGCAGCAGGTTCGGAGTCTGGACGGCCTGGACGCGGCGGCGCTGGCCGACCTGCTGGGCCGGGAGGAAGCGATGTGGGTGGTGGGCGCCGACCTGCAGAAGTTCACCGACATGCGCCGGGAGGCCGACGCCGGGGACAGCCAGGCGGTGAGCGCCATGGGGCGGCTGAAAAAGCTGTTCGGCAGCGTGGCGGGGGAGGCCGCTCTGGTGCGCCGCTGGATGGGAGGGCTCGTCCTCACCGAGGCGGACTATGCCGCCCACCCCATCCTGGCGGACTACCGCTTCTTCATCGGCGAGGAGGCGGAAAAGGGCCGGCACATGCTGGATACCTCCGCCGAGGAGCTCCTGGGCCGGATGCAGGGTTGCGCGGGCGGCGCCTGGACCGACCTGCGGGGCTACCTTACCTCCTTCGCCCACGCGCCCATGAACGGAAAAGAATACACGCTGACCCAGCTCCGGGGCTTCATCCACAGCCCGGACAAGGCCCTGCGCAAGGCCGCCTTCGAGGCGGAGCTCGCCTGCTCCAAGAGCATCGAGGGGGGGATGGCCTTCGCCCTCAACGGCGTCAAGGAGCACATGAACCTGATGGCCGAGCTGCGGGGCTACGGCGACGTGATGACCATGACCATGGCCCAGTGCCGCATGCAGCCGGAAACCCTCAAGGCGCTGTGGGGCGCGGTGGAGGACGCCCTCCCCAAATTCCACGCCTATCTCTGCAGGAAGGCCAGGGTGCTCGGCTATGAAAAGGGCCTTCCCTGGTACGAGCTGTGCGCCGGCCTGGGGGAGAGCGGGCAGCGCTTCGACACCGAGGGGGCGCGGGCCTACCTGGTGGAGCTGCTGGGCGCTTTCGCCCCCGATCTGGGCGAGATGGTGGACCGGGCCTTCCGGGAGCACTGGATCGACTTCTATCCCCGGCCGGGGAAGAGCGGCGGCGCCTTCTGCCGGAATCTCTCCAATCAGAAGCAGAGCCGGGTGCTGACCAACTTTGAGGGTAATCTGGACGGAGTGGTGACCATTGCCCACGAGCTGGGACATGCCTACCACGGGCACCTCATCCAGGACCACCGGCCCCTGAACCGGACCTATACCATGCCCGTGGCCGAGACGGCCTCTAACTTCAACGAGACCCTGGTCATGAACGCGGCCATTGCTCGGGCCCGGGGACAGGAGAAGCTGGCGCTGCTGGAGCAGCGGCTCCAGGACTACACCCAGGTCATCTGCGACATCTACTCCCGCTTCCTCTTCGAGAGGGAGGTGTTCGAGGAGCGCAAGGGAGGCTTCCTCTTCCCGGAGCGGCTGTGCCGGATCATGGCCGAGACCCAAAAAACGGCCTACGGCCCCGGGCTGGACCCCGCGTGCCTCCATCCCTATATGTGGGTCAACAAGGTCCACTACTATTACACCACATTGAGCTTCTACAACTTCCCCTACGCCTTCGGCGCCCTGCTGGCCACCGGGCTCTATGCCCGCTACCAGAAGGAGGGGGCGCCCTTCGTCGAGAAGTACCGCGCCTTCCTGCGCTCCACTACGGTGTCCACCGTGGAGGAGGCTGCAGCGGTGGCCGGCATCGACGTGACCCAAAAGGCGTTCTGGGCGGAGAGCCTGGCCATGGTGGCCGGACAGATCGACGAGTTCCTCCTCATGACGGAGGACGCCTGA
- a CDS encoding acyl-CoA dehydrogenase family protein, whose product MSASPFFNEDHESIREMARDFADRTLSPIAAEVDRTDAFPLDVVKQMAELGFLGLKIPEAYGGLGLDMRSYVCAMEELARKSVTATLFLSSANSLATAPIVLSGTEAQKQAYLPGVAAGERFIAFGLTEPNAGSDAASLTTRAERDGDSYLLNGRKCFITFAPMASQAILYAKTSPDKGAKGITAFVVDMSLPGVSCGKHEEKMGQRGVPVSDIVLEDVRVGADCVIGEVDMGFLNAMKTLSVGRVGVAAMSLGIAQEAVDLAVSHTKNRVQFGRPLCKNQAVAFMLADMETRLNAARGLVYHAAWLMDNGRPADKAASMAKYFAAEAAVSIVNQSLQLHGGYGYSREYEIERLYRDVRIASIYEGSSQVQQMVISGAMLK is encoded by the coding sequence ATGAGCGCATCCCCCTTTTTCAACGAGGATCACGAGAGCATCCGCGAGATGGCCCGTGACTTTGCCGACAGGACTCTCTCCCCCATCGCCGCCGAGGTGGACAGGACCGACGCCTTTCCCCTGGACGTGGTGAAGCAGATGGCCGAGTTGGGCTTTCTGGGCCTGAAAATCCCCGAGGCATACGGCGGCCTGGGCCTGGATATGCGCAGCTACGTCTGCGCCATGGAGGAACTGGCCCGGAAGTCGGTCACCGCCACCCTCTTTCTCTCCTCGGCCAACTCCCTGGCCACCGCCCCCATCGTCCTCTCCGGCACCGAGGCCCAGAAGCAGGCGTACCTGCCCGGGGTGGCCGCCGGGGAGCGATTCATCGCCTTCGGCCTCACCGAGCCCAACGCCGGCAGCGACGCGGCCAGCCTGACCACCCGGGCCGAACGGGACGGGGACAGCTATCTCCTCAACGGCCGCAAATGCTTCATCACCTTCGCCCCCATGGCCAGTCAGGCCATTCTCTACGCCAAGACCAGCCCCGACAAGGGGGCCAAGGGCATCACCGCCTTCGTGGTGGATATGTCCCTGCCCGGCGTCTCCTGCGGCAAGCACGAGGAGAAGATGGGGCAGCGGGGCGTCCCGGTGAGCGACATCGTGCTGGAGGACGTGCGCGTGGGCGCCGACTGTGTCATCGGCGAGGTGGACATGGGCTTTCTCAACGCCATGAAGACCCTGTCCGTGGGCCGCGTCGGCGTGGCCGCCATGTCCCTGGGCATCGCCCAGGAGGCCGTTGACCTAGCGGTGTCCCACACCAAGAACCGGGTCCAGTTCGGCCGCCCCCTGTGCAAAAACCAGGCCGTCGCCTTTATGCTGGCCGATATGGAGACCCGGCTCAACGCCGCCCGCGGCCTGGTATATCACGCCGCCTGGCTCATGGACAACGGGCGGCCGGCGGACAAGGCCGCCTCCATGGCCAAGTACTTTGCCGCCGAGGCCGCCGTCTCCATTGTCAACCAGTCCCTTCAGCTCCACGGCGGCTACGGCTACTCCCGCGAGTATGAGATTGAACGGCTCTACCGGGATGTCCGCATCGCCTCTATCTATGAGGGCTCCTCGCAGGTCCAGCAGATGGTCATCTCCGGCGCCATGCTCAAATAG
- a CDS encoding MaoC family dehydratase produces the protein MGVLHYDFKGMLYDEWELNRAYTTGARTICEADVARYCSLSGDYSPLYTNALYAENTVYGRPIVPGGLTFIIANGLDCQTLWVDGSYIGLLDQQMRFLRPVYVGDTICLTMTPTAKRLSKKPGRGIITYRICVFNQRDEMVMDGTWVILMATDRDHME, from the coding sequence ATGGGCGTTCTTCATTATGATTTCAAGGGCATGCTCTATGACGAATGGGAGCTCAACCGGGCATACACCACCGGCGCACGCACCATCTGCGAGGCCGACGTAGCCCGCTACTGCTCCCTCTCCGGGGACTACAGCCCCCTCTACACCAACGCGCTCTACGCGGAAAACACCGTGTACGGCCGCCCCATCGTGCCGGGCGGACTCACGTTCATCATCGCAAACGGCCTGGACTGCCAGACTCTGTGGGTGGATGGGAGCTATATCGGCCTTCTGGACCAGCAGATGCGCTTCCTCCGGCCCGTCTATGTGGGCGACACCATCTGCCTCACCATGACCCCCACCGCCAAGCGGCTGTCCAAAAAGCCGGGCCGCGGCATCATCACCTACCGCATCTGCGTGTTCAATCAGCGGGACGAGATGGTCATGGACGGGACCTGGGTCATCCTGATGGCCACGGACCGGGACCACATGGAATAA
- a CDS encoding helix-turn-helix transcriptional regulator has product MAKGAGQKRKTLILARVLLERTDEDHTMTVPELITALEAEGVTAERKSVYDDLEALRGFGLDVQSRKGRAPGWFIGERPFQLPELKLLVDAVQSCKFITRRKSDQLIGKLEGLTSVWQARQLQRQVYVDRRVKTMNESVYYSIDTLHAALAEGRGVRFRYFEYNVRKEKVFRREGAWYAVFPHGLIWDDENYYLVGYDEEKGGVRHYRVDKMAGLEITDRTGKEGGGPGALDVAAYAAKHFGMFSGREGRVRLRCENGLVGVVLDRFGQESVLVPDGRNHFTVTVDAVVSPQFFGWLFGLGDRVELLAPDWAAAAFRAQLDAVGANYGEKQKD; this is encoded by the coding sequence ATGGCGAAGGGTGCGGGGCAGAAGCGCAAAACCCTGATCCTGGCCCGGGTGCTGCTGGAGCGGACGGACGAGGACCACACCATGACGGTGCCGGAGCTCATTACGGCTCTGGAGGCCGAAGGCGTGACGGCGGAGCGCAAAAGCGTCTATGACGACCTGGAGGCCCTGCGGGGGTTTGGGCTGGACGTACAGAGCCGGAAGGGGCGGGCCCCCGGGTGGTTCATCGGAGAGCGGCCCTTTCAGCTCCCGGAGCTCAAGCTGCTGGTGGACGCGGTGCAGTCGTGCAAATTCATCACCCGGCGCAAGAGCGACCAGCTCATCGGCAAGCTGGAGGGGCTCACCAGTGTGTGGCAGGCCAGGCAGCTTCAGCGGCAGGTCTATGTGGACCGGCGGGTCAAGACCATGAACGAGAGCGTATACTATTCCATCGACACCCTTCACGCCGCCCTGGCGGAGGGCAGAGGGGTGCGCTTCCGCTATTTTGAGTACAATGTCCGCAAAGAGAAGGTATTCCGCCGGGAGGGGGCCTGGTACGCCGTGTTTCCCCATGGCCTCATCTGGGACGACGAGAACTACTACCTGGTGGGCTATGACGAGGAGAAGGGCGGGGTGCGCCACTACCGGGTGGACAAGATGGCCGGGCTGGAGATCACGGACCGGACCGGCAAGGAGGGTGGAGGCCCCGGGGCGCTGGACGTGGCGGCCTATGCCGCCAAGCATTTCGGCATGTTCAGCGGCCGGGAAGGGCGGGTGCGCCTGCGGTGCGAGAACGGCCTGGTGGGGGTGGTGCTGGACCGGTTTGGACAGGAGAGTGTCCTGGTGCCAGACGGCAGGAACCACTTTACCGTCACGGTGGACGCGGTGGTGTCCCCCCAGTTCTTCGGCTGGCTCTTCGGCCTGGGGGATCGGGTGGAGCTCCTGGCTCCGGACTGGGCGGCGGCGGCCTTCCGGGCTCAACTGGACGCCGTAGGGGCAAATTATGGGGAAAAACAAAAAGATTAG
- a CDS encoding M20/M25/M40 family metallo-hydrolase, whose protein sequence is MENQDRAMRYARQIARMIQVDTVRRPGADKENFDRLHAVMAELFPCVFEGCRRWEFESSLLFCWPGKTRRALVLMSHQDVVEASGAWKYPPFSGTIAEGKLWGRGALDVKGNLHDIFQAVEELMEAGYTPEWDVYIAASHEEETGGNTLIVDFLREQGIVPEMLVDEGSSIQPCPVPGFDGHAAMVSVAEKGYIDVKCVARGPGGHASIPGKGTPLPRLGAFMCEVENTDLFPVRLSSASAEMYRRMAALSADEGERAYLTAIAEERPGWQESLGERQKEMLGTTIAFTMAGGSQAANVIPQEAYVICNIRVAPGETVAGAVAALQAVADRHQVELEVLRSNEPSPVTDPRGEAFVRVERAIQAAWPGTEVLPFLLSGGTDTKHFVSLCPNCLRFTAYRISADQQVRCHAIDENIDLDTIPNGVDFFKNLIQGL, encoded by the coding sequence ATGGAAAACCAGGACCGGGCCATGCGCTATGCCCGGCAAATCGCGCGCATGATCCAGGTGGACACGGTGCGGCGGCCCGGAGCGGACAAGGAGAACTTCGACCGCCTCCACGCCGTGATGGCGGAGCTCTTCCCCTGTGTGTTCGAGGGCTGCCGCCGGTGGGAATTTGAGAGCAGCCTGCTCTTCTGCTGGCCCGGGAAGACCCGGAGGGCCCTGGTGCTCATGAGCCACCAGGATGTGGTGGAGGCGTCCGGCGCATGGAAATATCCCCCCTTCTCCGGCACCATCGCCGAGGGGAAGTTGTGGGGCCGGGGGGCCCTGGACGTGAAGGGCAACCTCCACGACATCTTCCAGGCGGTGGAGGAGCTCATGGAGGCGGGGTACACCCCCGAGTGGGACGTGTACATCGCCGCCAGCCATGAGGAGGAGACCGGCGGCAATACCCTCATCGTGGACTTCCTGCGGGAGCAGGGGATCGTCCCCGAGATGTTGGTGGACGAGGGCTCGTCCATCCAGCCCTGCCCGGTGCCGGGCTTCGACGGCCACGCGGCCATGGTGTCGGTGGCGGAAAAGGGTTATATCGACGTCAAGTGTGTGGCCCGGGGGCCCGGCGGCCACGCCAGCATCCCCGGCAAGGGGACGCCGCTGCCCCGCCTGGGCGCCTTCATGTGCGAGGTGGAGAACACCGATTTGTTCCCCGTCCGCCTCAGCAGCGCCAGCGCCGAGATGTACCGCCGCATGGCGGCCCTCTCCGCCGACGAGGGGGAGCGGGCCTACCTGACCGCCATCGCCGAGGAGCGCCCCGGCTGGCAGGAGAGCCTGGGGGAGCGGCAGAAGGAGATGCTGGGCACCACCATCGCCTTCACCATGGCCGGTGGCTCCCAGGCCGCCAACGTCATCCCCCAGGAGGCCTATGTGATCTGCAACATCCGCGTGGCCCCCGGCGAGACGGTGGCCGGAGCGGTGGCGGCCCTGCAGGCGGTGGCGGACCGGCATCAGGTGGAGCTGGAGGTCCTCCGCTCCAACGAGCCCAGCCCCGTCACCGACCCCAGGGGAGAGGCCTTCGTCCGGGTGGAGCGGGCCATCCAGGCCGCATGGCCCGGCACCGAGGTGCTGCCCTTCCTGCTCTCCGGCGGTACAGACACCAAGCATTTCGTGAGCCTGTGCCCCAACTGTCTGCGCTTTACCGCCTATCGGATCAGCGCGGATCAGCAGGTCCGGTGCCACGCCATCGACGAGAACATCGACCTGGACACCATCCCCAACGGGGTGGACTTCTTCAAGAACCTGATCCAGGGGCTGTAA
- a CDS encoding MaoC/PaaZ C-terminal domain-containing protein has translation MGIRDYEFRGRTYDQWELGEEYITGARTITEADIVNFAGLSGDWSATHTNDVYGKGTIYGSRIAYGNVTFIVSTGLLTQTLMFEGTTVALLDMQISYQEPVRFEDTIYCKFIPVEKRPTKTPGRGLVTFHVFVYNQNDEQVAEERLVFLISSEKGHM, from the coding sequence ATGGGAATCAGAGATTACGAGTTCCGCGGCAGGACTTACGACCAGTGGGAGCTGGGCGAGGAATATATCACCGGCGCGCGCACCATCACGGAGGCCGACATCGTAAATTTCGCCGGTCTCTCCGGCGACTGGAGCGCCACCCACACCAACGACGTCTACGGCAAAGGCACCATCTACGGCTCCCGTATCGCCTACGGCAACGTCACCTTCATCGTCAGCACCGGCCTTCTGACACAGACCCTGATGTTCGAGGGCACCACCGTGGCCCTGCTGGACATGCAGATCAGCTATCAGGAGCCGGTCCGCTTTGAGGACACCATCTACTGCAAATTCATCCCGGTGGAGAAGCGCCCCACCAAAACGCCCGGCCGGGGTCTGGTCACGTTCCACGTGTTCGTCTACAACCAGAACGACGAGCAGGTGGCCGAGGAACGGCTGGTGTTCCTCATTTCCAGCGAAAAAGGGCACATGTAA
- a CDS encoding sensor histidine kinase, whose protein sequence is MKSLIRSSVCRNTAILLSILSLCIVVCYALSHLHDDNNPFAVPIFILGVAAISRFSDGYVCGIAASVIGVVCVNYMFTYPFWVFDMTLSGYPLTFTVMLLVSVIISTLTTQVKHQQRLMYEVKSESMRANLLRAVSHDIRTPLSSILGATSTLLESQDLDETARRDLLLEVHKDAQWLVRVTENILSVTKFSADGVKLKLTEEVVEEIVGSAITKFRKTGGSISIQVHKPQDILLVPMEATLIEQVLLNLLENVVFHGKCATRIDIDIAEEPSRVCFHVSDNGAGIAEGVLPHLFDGSYAAQDGTARDDSRNMGIGLSVCQSIVAAHGGGMSARNNPSGGATLSFWLPKRGGTEPS, encoded by the coding sequence GTGAAGTCTTTGATCCGTTCTTCCGTGTGCAGGAACACGGCCATTCTGCTCTCCATCCTGTCGCTGTGTATCGTGGTCTGCTATGCCCTTTCCCATCTGCACGACGACAACAACCCCTTTGCGGTCCCCATCTTCATCCTGGGCGTCGCCGCCATCTCCCGCTTCTCGGACGGGTACGTCTGCGGCATCGCCGCCTCGGTGATCGGCGTGGTATGTGTCAACTATATGTTCACCTATCCCTTCTGGGTCTTTGATATGACCCTGTCCGGCTATCCCCTCACCTTCACCGTTATGCTGCTGGTCTCGGTCATCATCAGCACCCTCACCACACAGGTCAAGCACCAGCAACGGCTGATGTACGAGGTCAAGAGCGAGAGTATGCGCGCCAATCTGCTCCGGGCCGTCTCCCATGACATCCGCACCCCCCTCTCCTCCATTCTGGGCGCCACCTCCACGCTGTTGGAGTCCCAGGACCTGGATGAGACCGCCCGCCGGGACCTGCTCCTGGAGGTCCACAAGGATGCCCAGTGGCTGGTGCGCGTGACGGAGAACATCCTCTCCGTCACCAAGTTCAGTGCGGACGGGGTCAAGCTCAAGTTGACGGAAGAGGTGGTGGAGGAGATCGTGGGCAGCGCCATCACCAAATTCCGCAAGACCGGAGGCAGTATCTCCATCCAGGTCCATAAGCCCCAGGACATCCTTCTGGTCCCCATGGAGGCCACCCTGATCGAACAGGTGCTGCTGAACCTGCTGGAAAACGTGGTGTTTCACGGGAAATGCGCCACCCGAATCGATATCGACATCGCCGAGGAGCCCTCCCGGGTCTGCTTCCACGTGTCGGACAACGGCGCGGGGATCGCCGAGGGCGTCCTGCCCCATCTGTTTGACGGGAGCTATGCGGCGCAGGACGGCACGGCCAGGGACGACAGCCGGAACATGGGCATCGGGCTGTCGGTCTGCCAGTCCATCGTGGCCGCCCACGGCGGCGGGATGTCGGCGCGGAACAACCCCTCCGGCGGCGCGACCCTATCCTTTTGGCTCCCAAAAAGAGGAGGCACAGAACCATCATGA
- a CDS encoding response regulator, whose amino-acid sequence MNVRDKVLIVEDDEGIRKFLSTTLIANGYSVILADDGKSALELVSSHCPVCILLDLGLPDIDGNEIIRSIRSWTSIPILVISARTTEDDKAGALDLGADDYLTKPFSTVELLARIRTALRHARTPAGNDELSLTGSYHVGELTVDMRKHRVFLAGRDVGLTPNEFRIVSLLAAHAGQVLTYKYILRELWGPAASSDNKILRVHMANIRRKLEPNPDEPIYLFTEVGVGYRMADSEDFPPDSHI is encoded by the coding sequence ATGAATGTCAGAGACAAGGTCCTCATCGTGGAGGACGACGAGGGCATCCGGAAATTTCTCTCCACCACCCTCATTGCCAACGGCTACAGCGTGATCCTGGCCGACGACGGCAAAAGCGCCCTGGAGCTGGTGTCCTCCCACTGTCCGGTGTGCATCCTGCTGGATCTGGGACTTCCGGACATAGACGGCAATGAGATCATCCGGTCCATCCGGTCATGGACCTCCATCCCCATCCTCGTCATTTCAGCCCGGACCACGGAGGACGACAAGGCCGGCGCCCTGGATCTGGGCGCCGACGACTACCTCACCAAGCCCTTCAGCACCGTGGAACTGCTGGCCCGTATCCGCACCGCACTCCGCCACGCCAGGACCCCCGCCGGGAACGACGAGCTCTCCCTCACCGGCAGCTACCATGTGGGGGAGCTGACCGTGGACATGCGTAAGCACCGTGTGTTCCTGGCGGGCCGGGACGTGGGCCTCACCCCCAACGAATTTCGGATCGTGTCCCTGCTGGCGGCCCACGCCGGTCAGGTCCTCACCTATAAATACATCCTGCGGGAGCTGTGGGGACCAGCAGCCAGCTCGGACAACAAGATCCTGCGGGTCCATATGGCGAATATCCGCCGCAAGCTGGAGCCCAATCCCGACGAGCCCATCTATCTCTTCACAGAGGTGGGCGTGGGCTATCGGATGGCGGACAGCGAGGACTTCCCGCCCGACTCCCACATATAA
- a CDS encoding CaiB/BaiF CoA transferase family protein — MQVLEGIKVVDLSTAYSAPIATMQLADFGAEVIKIENTAGGDGSRSWNPSVNGQGIHFLYMNRNKKSVALNLKSPEGKRILFELVKDADIVVENFRPGVTRKLGIDYEAMRAVKPDIIMASLSGYGQTGPYATRGAYSNLAEALSGLMYVTGWPAPEGKPTASGVAFGDSVAGMFLTQGILYALYHRERTGQGQYIDVSMVDSLVALLQHCFVQCSLMGQEPERIGNRDLSDYPYDLFEAKDGYCQLGNSTPRDWSRFAQAIGRPDLGEDPAYKTSAQRWAHIGELHDIIQDWASQRTRKEIEAIFTEYGQLYAPVLKISEVMQDEQVLFREMVVDMEYEGMGKYKDKGIPVKMSRTPGRIRSMPPHLGEHTDAILSGLGYTDAERERLRNEGVIR; from the coding sequence ATGCAGGTCCTGGAAGGCATCAAGGTCGTCGATCTGAGCACCGCCTACTCCGCCCCCATCGCCACCATGCAGTTGGCAGACTTCGGCGCGGAGGTCATCAAAATCGAAAATACGGCCGGGGGCGACGGCTCCCGGAGCTGGAACCCCTCCGTCAACGGACAGGGTATCCATTTCCTGTACATGAACCGGAACAAAAAGAGCGTGGCCCTCAACCTGAAGAGCCCGGAGGGCAAGCGGATCCTCTTTGAGCTGGTCAAGGACGCCGACATCGTGGTGGAAAATTTCCGCCCCGGCGTGACCCGTAAGCTGGGCATCGACTACGAGGCCATGCGCGCCGTCAAGCCCGACATCATCATGGCCTCCCTCTCCGGCTACGGGCAGACCGGACCCTACGCCACCCGCGGCGCTTATTCCAACCTGGCCGAGGCCCTCAGCGGCCTCATGTACGTCACCGGCTGGCCCGCGCCGGAGGGCAAACCCACCGCCTCCGGCGTGGCCTTCGGCGACAGTGTGGCCGGCATGTTCCTCACCCAGGGCATCCTGTACGCCCTCTACCACCGGGAGCGCACCGGCCAGGGCCAGTACATCGACGTATCCATGGTGGACTCCCTGGTGGCCCTGCTCCAGCACTGCTTCGTCCAGTGCTCCCTGATGGGCCAGGAGCCGGAGCGGATCGGCAACCGGGACCTGTCCGACTACCCCTACGATCTCTTCGAGGCCAAGGACGGCTACTGCCAGTTGGGCAACTCCACCCCCCGGGACTGGAGCCGCTTTGCCCAAGCCATCGGTCGCCCCGACCTGGGCGAGGACCCTGCCTACAAGACCTCCGCCCAGCGCTGGGCGCACATCGGAGAGCTCCACGACATCATTCAGGACTGGGCCTCCCAGCGCACCCGGAAGGAGATCGAGGCGATCTTTACCGAATACGGCCAGCTCTACGCCCCTGTTCTGAAGATCAGCGAGGTCATGCAGGACGAGCAGGTCCTCTTCCGGGAGATGGTGGTGGATATGGAGTACGAGGGTATGGGCAAGTATAAGGATAAGGGTATCCCCGTGAAGATGAGCCGGACCCCCGGCCGGATCCGTTCCATGCCCCCCCACCTGGGCGAGCACACCGACGCCATTCTCTCCGGCCTGGGCTACACCGACGCCGAGCGGGAGCGGCTCAGAAACGAAGGCGTGATCCGCTGA